From the genome of Ralstonia insidiosa:
CCGAAGCGCCGCGCAACATTCTTGCCCGCCACATTGCCCAGCAACCCCAGCGCTGCGCCGGACATCGCCTGCTGCTGGCCCAGACCCGCGTTGGATGCGCTGTAGCCAAACATCAGCCACGAGAGCTTGTCTTCATCCGGCACGTTCGGTTCGGAGACCAGCTTCACGCGCGGCTGGCGCACCGTGCCTGTCACCTGTACGCCCGCCTCGACCTCCTGGTTGCGGCGCATGGCGGTGATGTTGAACGACGGGTTGTTGATCGGCCCGGTGAAGTTCAGCACGCCCTGATCGATGGCCAGCTTGCGGCCGAACGCTTCATAGGTACTGCCCTGGCGTACGTAGATCGTGCCGGTGCCACGCAACGGCACCAGCGGTTCACTATGCACCGTCATCTGGCCGCCCAGCGAAAGGTCGGCACCCGCGCCCTTGAAGCGGAAGTTGTCGCCAAAGTCGACATCGACGTTGATGACCGGGCTGAAGCGGCCGGCAGGCTTTTCTTCGCGCTTGACGCCACGCTCGGCCTGATTGCGGGCGGCATCGGCACGACGCACGATGACCACGTCGTCACCCAGCGACGGTGCGCCGTCCTTGGGGAGATCGAACAGGCCGCGGTCGACCTTGAACTTGCCGGTAATGCCCACGCGGTCGTTGTCGTTGGCAATGCGCGCCTGGCCCGACAGCACCAGCGTGCGATCCGGATCGGCAAAAAGCTGCAGCTTGTCGGCAACGATGGAGCCGCTCAGGTTGGGGTTGGCCTCGCCGAGTTGCACGCGGCCTTTCGCACGCACGGTGCCGTCGCCGCCGTAGAACACCACGTCCTGCAGGTCGACCACGTTCTGGTCAAGCGCCACGCGCACCACGCCTTTGGTCAGGCGGATGCCTTGGTCGTACAGCGCCACCTCGATGTCTTGCCCGGTCAGGAAGCCGCTGATCTTGGGCGCGCCAACCGTGCCAGCAAACTGCAAACTGGCCGCCAGTTGGCCGTCGGTTGCAACGTCGGGGCCAAGCAGATCGCCGATGCCCTTGAGATGCGGCAGGCTGATGGTCAGCCCGCCCGTCAGCGGTGATGCGGGCGACATCAGCGCCAGCCCACCTGGCGCGGTATCGCGCGTCAGTCCGATACCGGCATCGAGGTAGAGATTGCCAACGCGCGTCGATTGCGCATCGCCGCGCAGTGCCAGCCGCATGCCCTCGCCGCGCGCCTCGACCACCAACTCGGTCAGCCCAAGCGGTGTGAAACCACGGCCAGCGTTGATCGACAGGTCACCGCTGCGACGGGCAAAGCGCGCCGTACCGGTGGCTGTACCGCCGAGGTCCAGATCCCATTGGCCATCGATGACGAGATCCGTGCGCACCGGTGGTGCCTGGCCAGTCCAGGTGTGCACCAGCTCCAGCACGCGAGCGATCTGCAATCCGTCGACACGGCCGGCGCTGCGCAGGTGGCCCTGGTTGGATTCCACGCGCTCGATGTGGATGGGCGTCTGATCCAGCGTCAGATCTGCGCGGCCGATCATCAAGCGATTTGGCGCCACCGACACACGCACCGGCGCCGTCAGTTGGAGGTTGGGCGCGCCCTGCGCCGACAGCGTGGAGATCGTACCGTCCCACGCATCACCCTCTTTACCGGGCGTCAGTGCGCCATCACCAGCCAGCGCGAACTTGAACGGCTGGCTTCGCACGTTGCCGTCGGCATCGGCGCGGAAGCGGTGAGCACGACGCGTACCGTCCAACGTGGCGTGCACCTCGCGCAATGACACACTCGGGGCCGTCACACGCTGCGCGGTCAGCTCGAACTGCAGTGGGCCGTCAATGCCATCGCGCATCTGCGCACGGCCATTCGCCAATTCGACTTTGTTGCCCTGATACGCAAGCTGCTGCGCGCGGAACGTGGCATCCACCTGCGGGCGCTTGATCGTGCCGGACACGTCGCCAGACAGGGTGAGCGCCCCGCTCACGCCAAGCTGCAGGCGCGCGAGCTGTGGCGCATCGACTTCCACGTGCAGGCGGTCTCCAGTGGCGCCAAAGCTGCCGCGCAGGCTGGCCTTGTTGCCGGCCACATCCAGCTTGGCGTCGCTCGGCAGCAGGCGCATCAATTCGTCAACCTTGCGCAGATGGACGTTGCCGTCGCCCGTCATCGGCAGACCGGCGTAGTCGCTGTTGCGCACCGCAAACTTGATCGCCGCATCAATCGGCTCACCCAGCGTGCCACGCGCGTCAAAAGTCGCGTTGATACGGCCCTTGGCCACCTTGGCCAGCCGTGACGGGTCGAACTCCGCCAGATCACCCTTGAAGGCGAACGACTGCGCGTCGTCATGCTTGAGCGTGCCCGCCAGCGTCAGCCGCGAGCGGCCCAGCGACACCTGCGCGCTCTCCACAGCCACCTGCGCGGCATCTAGCACCGCCTTCGCTTGCGCACGCATGTCACCACCTGCCAGATCCAGCGCCACATGCTGCGTACCGCCTGCAAAGTCCACGGTGATGGGGCCGGCGAGCTTCGTTTTCTCCAGCGACGCGTGCAGCGCCTGCAGATCCAGCTGGCGCACATCGACGCGCAACGTGCCATGCCCCTTCTTCACATCGGCGCCGCCAGTCAGTTGCGCGCCACCCAGCAGGCGCACGTCCAGGCCGGTGAGTTGCTGATCATCTTCGTTCAGCCGCACCTGCGCGCGCAGGGATTGCAGCGGCAGTTTCTGCTTGTCGAGCGTACCGGCCTGCGCGTTGTCGATCTGGATGGGGCCCGCGACGGTCAGCGTCTTGGCTTTCTCGTCGGGGCGCAGATCCGCGCGGATGGTAAGCGAGGCCTCCGGTGCGCCTGGCGCAAACGCGCGCGGGTTGACGTGATCGGCCGACACCACGGCGCGCGACAGGGGCAATGCCCCAAACGGCGTGGCGTCGATCTGCGCCTGCGCAGTCAGCTTGGCACCGGTGCCGGTCGCGTCGATGTGCAGCGCTTCCAACGAGCCCGAAAGCTGCGCCGACACCGACGCATCCTGCTTCTGCCCGTTCGCTTCGAACTGCGTGGCCAGCGTCGCCGCCCCCGTGAGCGGATACGGCCGTGTGCCCGTCATGCGCAACGTGGCCGCCAGCTTGCCGGCGGGCGTTTCCACGCCGTCGAGCAGCACGTTGTGATGCATTCCATCGGTGTGCACGCCGCCGGCAATCGACTTGAGTTCGGTAGTCGACGTGCCCTCGCGGATGGCGAGGCGGTCTACGGCCAGCCGATCCACATCCAACGCCAGCGGCAACACCAGCGAAGCCGGAGGACCACTCGGCGGCGATGGCGGCGTCGGATGCAGGATCACCTCGACATTGCCTGCAGTGAGATACGCAATGCGGACATGCCACGGCCCACGCGTGATGGTCCAGCGGCCTTCCACGTGGTCGATGCGCACTTCGGTGCTGCCCGCACGCACATGCACGTCCCGCAGCGACAGCCCTTCGCGCAACGTACCGCCGGCCAGCGTGCCCGATACGTAGTCGTGGCCGAAACGCGTGGCAAGCGCCCACAACTGTGCCGTGCCCGTCGGCGAGTGGATGGCCCAGGCCAGCCAGCCGGCAATGCCAAGCACGATTACCAGCACAAGAGCGACGAGGCCGCCCAGCCAGCGTGCTAGACGACGGCCCCAGCCGCGCTTGGGCTTCGGCGCGTCGGGTTGGGTGGATGCAGGCGTCTGAGAGTCAGTCATGGTCATGCTCAGAACGCGATGCCCAGCGACACGCTCGGCCGGAATTGCTTCTGCTGGATACCGTAGGCCAAGTCGAGCTGGATTGGCCCGACCGGGCTCTTCCAGCGCACGCCCACACCCACGCCGTTGAACCAGCGGCGCTCCGACCAGTTGTCGGTGGCGGTACCGGTATCCCAGAACACCGCGCCGCCCCACTGCGGCAGGAACCAGCGCTGGTACTCCAGCCCGCCCGTCGCAAGGAATTTCGTCGGCAGCGTACTGCCGTTGACCTCGTTGCCGATGCTCTGGAAGTCGTAGCCGCGCACCGACTGCGTGCCGCCCGTACGGAAACGCAGCGTGGCCGGCACGCCATCGCCCGTGCCGCCGGTGATGACAGCGCCTAATTCCGCCCGCGCGACAAAAATATCGCGCTGCCCGACCGGCACGAACTGGCGAATGCGGCTATACGAGCGCACAAACGTTTGGTCCGTCAGGAAGCCCTTCACCGCAGCGCCGATCTGCGTGGTGATGATGTTGCCCCGGCGCGGGAACAGCGGGTCGTCCACGTCACGGCGCGTCCACGCGAAGCCGGGTACCAGCGCCTTGCTCAACTGGCGCTCGGCACCCTCCGGGCGCAGGTCGTCGTAGTAGAAGTCGATGGTGAACGAGGTTTCGTAGATGCCGCGTACGCGCGTCTGCTTGAAACCCGAGCGATAGCTGCGCGTCTCGGTGCCCGAAGTGTCGGTCCGGTCCATGCTGCTGTAGAGGCTGTTGACGTACTGCTTCTCGTCGGGCGGCAGGGTCACGCCGGCAAACAGATATTGCCGGCGCTGCTCGATGCGCGCCTGGGTGTCGAGCACCCATGCCTTGTTGAACAGATTCAGGTATTGATAGCGCCCTTCCACCGAGGCCCCCGTGTCCGTGCCATAGCCGACACCGCTAGTGAGGCGGTTGGGCGGGTATTCACGCACGCGCACACGTACCGGCGCGTTGACGGGGTCCTTCGGTTCGTCACCCAGATCAACAATGGCGTTGGCGAAGTACGGCTGGCCCTGGATGGCCGCCTGCAATGCCTGCAGGCGGTCGGCGGAGTAATCCTCGCCCACGCGCAGTGGATTGACGTTGTTGATGATGCTCAGCGGATAGCGCGTCAAACCCTGTACATCCAGCGGCCCCAGCGTGTAGGCCGGGCCGCTGTCATAGGAAACGGACAGATCCGCCTTGTTCTCGTCCGGATCCACACGCGCCTGCGACGCCGTCTGCTTGGCCGCGTAATAGCGCTTGCTCTGCAGCGCGGCCAGGCTGTCGTCCTTGGCCTTGTCCCAGCCGGACTGGCGGAACGCCATCTCCTTCTGCAAGCCCCAGGCCTTCTTCAATTCTTCGATGCGCTTGGGGTCCTGCGTGATCGCGCCGTTGAAATCCAGCGCCACGCTGTCGATGGTGGTGCGCGGGCCGGGCTCGACCTTCACATGCACGACACGGTGATCCGGCGGCCCCTCCATGCTGGCAGTGGCCTTGGGCACGAAGTAGCCCTCGGTGGCCGTCAGCTTGGTGACCTGGTCGCCAATGGTCTCCACCATGTACTGCAGCTGGTCGTCGGTGATGTCCTTGCGATCCTGATAGCGCGACAGATCAAGATGGCGCTCCAGCAGATCGCGGATGGCCTTGGGCGCTTCGATCTTGACGTCGTACTCGGCACAGGCCGGCGCGCACGCGAGCGACAGGACGATGCCCGCCGCGAGCACAGCGGCATTGGCAGCAGGCGAACGAAAGTGAGACGGTCGTGACGGTCGACGAGGGCCGGTCATCGTGGCTAGCGTGGCGCCGCCCCCACGGGCCGGCTCAGTCAAAGGAAAGGCGTATTTGACCATACGGACCCCGGCAGGTGCCCAGGCAAATGCAACGAAACCTAGCTTTCGGATCAATCCGAAGGGCTTCGTGTGCGCCGTGCCCGTCGGCCAATACGGTAAAATGCGCCGTTTTCCGCCCGGGAACCTCCCGTGCGGGCCGGATCACCCAATATCACTGACTGCCATGGCCCTGTATAAGTCCGAGATCACCCAGTTCCTGGAAGAACTCAAGACCCAGAAGCCCGACCTGGAAGCGCAACAGCGCCAAGGCCGCTCGCTGCTGTGGGACAAGGACCCGATCGACCTGGACGAACGCACCCGCGCCCAGGCAGCACGCGTGGCGCAAAAACCGTACGTCTACTCGCTGGACTGATCGGCAAGCCGATCCCCAGGCCCGCCGCCGCATGACCACTTCTGCGCAGGACAAGCTGCCGCTGCCCGTCGAGTTGCCCAGCGTGGCGCCCGAGCAGGACTCCACGCCAGTACAGGTCGACGGTCTTGCCTTCGCGCGGCTATACGGCGAGCCGCTGTTCAAGCTCCCGCAAGACCTCTACATCCCGCCCGATGCGCTCGAGGTGTTTCTCGAAGCGTTTGAAGGGCCGCTGGACTTGCTGCTGTACCTGATCCGGCGCCAGAACTTCAACGTGCTGGACATTCCGCTGGCGCAGGTCACGCGGCAGTACCTGGCGTACATCGAGCAGATCCGCGCGACCAACCTGGAGCTGGCCGCCGAATACCTGCTGATGGCCGCCATGCTGATCGAGATCAAGTCGCGCATGCTGCTGCCGGTCAAGAAGACCGACTCCGGCGAAGAACCCGAAGACCCACGCGCCGAACTGGTGCGCCGCCTGCTCGAGTACGAGCAGATGAAGCTCGCCGCGCAAAAGCTCGATACGCTGCCGCAGCTCGGCCGCGACTTCCTGCGTGCGCAGGTCTATATCGAGCAGAGCCTCGCGCCGCGCTACCCCGACGTCAACGCCGACGACCTGCGCGTCGCGTGGGCCGACGTGCTGCGCCGGGCCAAGCTCACGCAGCATCACAAGATCTCGCGCGAAGAGCTGTCCGTGCGGGAGCACATGAGCCAGATCCTGCGTAAGCTGCAGCATGCGCGGTTCATGGAGTTCACCGAGCTGTTTGAAGAAGCGATCCAGTCCGGCAAGGGCGCGCCCATCGTGGTGGTCAACTTTGTCGCCATGCTGGAGCTCTCGCGCGAATCGCTGCTGGAGATCACCCAGGCGGAACCGTACGCGCCCATTTACGTGCGCCTCGCCTATTCCCCGACGTAATTCGGCCACCACATCCGGCCAAAGTCAGCCGCTGACTCACACCACAAACGCATGAAAGTCATCTCGTCCATCCAGGAACTGCGCGACCAGCTGCGCGGCCAGAACCGCGTCGCCTTCGTGCCGACCATGGGTAACCTGCATGAGGGCCACCTGAGCCTGATGCGCCTGGCGCGCCAGCACGGCGATCCGGTGGTGGCGTCCATTTTCGTGAACCGCCTGCAGTTCGGCCCGAACGAGGACTTCGACAAGTACCCGCGCACGCTGCAGGACGACATCGAGAAGCTGCAGAAGGAAGGCGTGTACGTGCTGTTCGCACCCACCGAGCGCGACATGTACCCCGAGCCGCAGGAATACCGCGTCGACCCGCCGCATGACCTGGGCGACACGCTGGAAGGCGAGTTCCGCCCGGGCTTCTTCAAGGGCGTGTGCACGGTGGTGATGAAGCTGTTCTGCGCCGTGCAGCCGCGCGTGGCCGTATTCGGCAAGAAGGACTACCAGCAGTTGATGATCGTGCGCCGCATGGCGCACCAGTTCGCGCTGCCGGTGGACATCATCCCCGCTGAGACGGTGCGTGCGGAGGACGGGCTGGCACTGTCTTCGCGCAACATGTATCTGTCCAGCGATGAACGCGCCGAGGCGCCCGAGCTGTACCGCACGCTGCACCAGGTGCGCCAGGATGTGCTGGAGACCGTGCTGCAAGGCCAGGCCTCGCACGAAGCGGTGACCAACAAGGCGATGGAGTACCTGCGTGGCCGCGGTTGGCAGCCCGACTACGTGGCCGTTCGCCGCCGCACCGACCTGCAGCAGCCGACGCCCGAGAACATCGCCGCCGGCGAACCGCTGGTGGTGCTGACAGCCGCCAAGCTCGGCAAGACGCGCCTGATCGACAACCTCGAGATCTGAGCGACGTATCGCCCAACAAACAAGCCCGGCAGTTGCCGGGCTTTTTTCATGCCGCCGCTGACGTATCAGCCACGGTGGCCTGCGGGGGTGTTTCCCCCAGCCAACCGAGGATGCCGCCCCACTGCTCTACATCCTTCGCCACGCGCGAGGGCGCCACGTCCCACAGCGTCAGGCCGTGCGCGGCCAGTTGCACGTAGTTCTGGGTATCGCGCAGATAACCGAGGATGGGCACTTCCAGCCCCTGTACGAAACGCTGGAGTTGCTCAGCGGCGCGCGTGCGCATGTCCACGCGCATGCCGACCACGCCCAGCTTGACCTCACCGTGGCGAACCGTCTTTTCATCGGCCAGTTTGCGCAGGAAAGTCTGCGTGGCAAGGATGTCGAACATCGAGGGCTGCAGCGGCACGATCACGTGGTCTGACAGTTTGATCAGATCGGTCAGCCGCCAGCCGTGCAACCCGGCTGGCGTATCAAGCACCACATGCGTGGTGCCCTTGGGCGGCTTGGCGATGTGGTCGGCGCTGATCTCCCACGTGTGGATGGGCTTGGCCGTCTCGGGGCGCAACGCCAGCCACTCGCGCGATGACTGCTGGCGATCGGTATCGCCCAGCATCACGGCGTGGTCTTGACTGGCAAAGTAGCCCGCCAGATTGGTTGCCAGCGTGCTCTTGCCTACCCCGCCCTTCGGATTCGCTACAACGGCCACCGGCATGCCTGCCTCCTTGCGATCGCTGAATAGTGTGCCGAGTCGATCACTCGACGGATCTACCTATCCGGTGATTATGGCTCAGCCCGCACGTGACAGCGCCGCGAACAGGGCAGCTAGGTCGAGGTGCGCCTCGCACGTGTCAGCCAGGCATTCGAGCGACGCTTCACGCAGTGCTGCATAGTCCTGCGCCTGTGCATCGCGCACGCCGGCCCAGGCGAGCAGCGCCCGGCAGGCTTCAGGCGCATCGAACAGCCCGTGGAGATACGTGGCGAGGATCTGTCCGTCAGGCGAGACAGCGCCATCAGCACGCCCATCATCAAGCCGCACGGCGGGCTGCGCGAGCGCCGGCCCGTTGGTCACGCCCATGTGGATTTCGTAGCCGGCAATGGCTGCCCCGCCCTCCGCCAGCGCACCGCGCACCTGGCGCAATTGCTTGGCGGCCTCCAGCGTGGTCTCGAAATCGAGATAGCCGAGACCGTCGACGCTGCCAGGCGTGCCTTCCAGCCCTCGCGGGTCATGCAGGCGCCGCCCCAGCATCTGCATGCCGCCGCAGATGCCGATCAGCTTGCCGCCGTAGCGCAGGTGCCGCGCGATGGCAGCTTCCCAGCCATTGGCGCGCAGCCACGCGAGGTCTGCCTGCACGCTCTTGCTGCCGGGCAGGATGATGAGATCGGCTGGTGGAATCGGCTGCCCCGGGCCGACCAGGCGTACATCCACCTGCGGGTGCGCGCGCAGCGCATCGAAATCCGTATGGTTGGACACGCGCGGGAGCACCGGAATCACCACGCGCAACGCATCAACTGAGGCGGTGCGCTGCGCGGTCTGAACGGCATCTTCGGCATCCAGATGCAGACCGTGCAGATACGGCAGCACGCCAAACACCGGCTTGCCCGTCTGCGCCGTCAGCCAGTCCAGCCCCGGCGTAAGCAGCGAGATGTCGCCACGAAACCGGTTAATGACGAAGCCGGCCACGCGCGCCCGTTCACTCTCGGACAGGCAGGCGAGCGTGCCGACCAGATGTGCGAACACGCCACCACGGTCAATGTCTGCGACCAACACGACCGGACAATCAACGGCTTCGGCAAAGCCCATGTTGGCGATGTCGCGGTCGCGCAGGTTGATCTCGGCGGGGCTGCCGGCGCCTTCCACCAATACGAGGTCGTATTGCATGCGCAGGCGCGTGTGCGACTCCAGCACCGCAGCCATCGCGGTGGGCTTGTAGTCGTGGTAGGCGCGGGCGTCGAGATCACAGCGCGGCTGGCCGTGGATGATGATCTGCGCGCCGGTGTCGCTGTTGGGCTTAAGCAGCACGGGGTTCATGTCCACCGTGGGTGCAACGCCTGCGGCCTGCGCCTGGAGTGCCTGGGCACGGCCAATCTCGCCGCCATCTGCGGTGACGGCACTGTTGAGCGCCATGTTCTGTGGCTTGAACGGCGCCACGCGCACACCGGCGCGATGGGTAACGCGACACAGCCCGGCCACCAGCGTGCTCTTGCCGGCATCGGACGTGGTGCCCTGGATCATCAGCGTGCCGCGAAGGAAGGACGGGGGCACAGGAAAGGGTGGCTTTGGCATGCGCGGATTATCGCATTCACATATCTGCGCCCGCTCTGCATCAAGGGGCCCCCAGGCTAAAATACGCGGATGTCCCGCCGTCTCACCCTCGTCCTCGGTGGCGCTCGCTCAGGCAAGAGCCACCACGCTGAACAACTCGCGCTGCAATGCGCGGGGCCCGTCACGTATGTCGCCACGGCGGGCGAAGGCGATGAAGAGATGCAATTGCGCGTGGCCCTGCACCGCGCACGTCGGCCCGAGCATTGGGGTCTGGTCGAAGAGCCCGTGCACCTGGCCGAAGCGCTGTACACGCACACCCAGCACGGCGGTTGCGTGCTGGTCGATTGCCTCACGCTGTGGCTCAACAACCTCCTTTTCTCTGAACACCACGCGTATCCCGACACCGGCCTCATCACGCCCCCCGAAGCCTGGACGACCGAGATTGACGCCCTGCTCACCGCCCTGCCGCTGCTGCCCGGCGAGGTGATTCTCGTGAGCAACGAGATCGGTCTTGGCGTGGTGCCGATGGGTGCCGTCACGCGTTTCTATGTGGATGAACTGGGCCGTCTGAACCAGCGTCTGGCTGCACTGGCCGACAACGTGCACCTGCTGGTGGCCGGTATTCCGATGGTGGTCAAAGGGCCGGCGCTCGGCACCGGATCGTGACCCTGAGCTTGCCGACAGGCGGTGTGACCAACCTCGGCTGGTCGCTCGTGGCACTGGCCGCGCTGGCCGGTGTGCTGCTCGACCGGCTGCTGGGCGAAGTGCCGCGCTGGCATCCGCTGGTGGGCTTCGGGCGCATTGCCAACAGCATCGAGCACACCATGAACCGCAAGCCGGCAGCGCTGGTTTGGTCGCGCATCATCGGCCTGCTCGCCTGGGCGATTGCCGTACTGCCGATCGCGCTGGTGGCAGCGTGGCTCGTCGCAACGGCGTATGCGGCGTCAGCGTGGGCGGTGGTGGCACTTGATGCGGTGGCGCTCTACGTTGCGATCGGCGCGCGCAGCCTGCATGACCACATCGCGCCGATAGCGTCTGCCCTGCGCGCAGCCGACCTGCCCCGCGCACGCGCACTGGCCTCGCGCATCGTCTCGCGGGATCTGTCCGCAGCGGCCGACGAACCGATCGCCCGCGCTGCTGTGGAATCGGCGCTGGAGAATGGCAGCGACGCCGTATTCGCCCCCTTGTTCTGGCTGGTTGTGGCCGGTGCGCCAGGCGTGGTGCTCTACCGGCTGGTCAACACGCTCGATGCCATGTGGGGCTACCGCAATGCGCGCTTCACGGGCTTTGGCTGGGCAGCGGCGCGCATCGACGACGTGCTCAACTGGATTCCAGCCCGGCTGACGGCGATGAGCTATGCGCTGCTTGGCCACACCGCCGATGCGCTGCGCTGCTGGCGCAAACAGGCACCGCAGTGGTCGAGCCCCAACGCGGGCCCGGTGATGGCAGCCGGCGCTGGCAGCCTGCGCGTGCAGCTTGGCGGCACGGCACGCTACGAAGGCGTGGACGAAGCCCGCCCACTGCTCGGCGCCGGCAAGCCCGCGAGCGCCACCGACATCCACCGCGCACTCGCACTCGTCTCGCGCACGTTGTGGCTATGGCTTGGCCTGCTGGGCACCACTGCGCTCATCGCCCGGAGCCTGGCATGACTGCCATCGTCCACGGTGGCAACCTCGCCGCCGCACGCGCACGATATGGCGAACCGGCGGGAGGCTGGCTCGATCTCTCCACGGGCATCAACCCGCACGGCTACCCGATCCCGCCCATTCCACCCGATGCCTGGCTGCGCCTGCCGGAAGACGATGGGCTCGAGGCGTTGGCCGCCGCGCACTACGGCGTGACCGACGCCAACGCGGTGCTGGCAGTCGCAGGCTCACAGGCCGCCATCCGCACACTGCCCGCCCTGCTGCCCCGCGGCCGGGTCGGCGTGGCGCAGGTCGGCTACAGCGAATACGCACCGGCCTTTGCACGCGCTGGACATGACGTCGCCGTACTATCTGAAGCGGCATTCCTGGGCGATCTGCCCGACGACGTTCGACACCTCGTCGTCGTCAACCCGAACAATCCGACCGCGCGTGTTCTATCGGCCGACACCCTGCGTGATTGGCATACCCGCCTGCACGCGCGCGGCGGCACGTTGATCGTCGATGAGGCGTTTATCGAAGCGCTGGATGATGGCCCGACGCTCGCGCCGTTGGCAGGCGCGCCGGGGCTGGTGATCCTGCGTTCCATCGGCAAGTTCTACGGGTTGGCCGGGGCGCGCATCGGCTTTGTGCTGGGCGCGCCGGATCTGCTGGCTGCGCTGCGCGATGCGTTGGGACACTGGACCGTCAACGGCCCCGCTCGTGCCGTCGTGCGCGCCGCGCTGACGGATAGCGCCTGGCAAACCACCAAC
Proteins encoded in this window:
- the cobU gene encoding bifunctional adenosylcobinamide kinase/adenosylcobinamide-phosphate guanylyltransferase; protein product: MSRRLTLVLGGARSGKSHHAEQLALQCAGPVTYVATAGEGDEEMQLRVALHRARRPEHWGLVEEPVHLAEALYTHTQHGGCVLVDCLTLWLNNLLFSEHHAYPDTGLITPPEAWTTEIDALLTALPLLPGEVILVSNEIGLGVVPMGAVTRFYVDELGRLNQRLAALADNVHLLVAGIPMVVKGPALGTGS
- the cbiB gene encoding adenosylcobinamide-phosphate synthase CbiB; translated protein: MSLPTGGVTNLGWSLVALAALAGVLLDRLLGEVPRWHPLVGFGRIANSIEHTMNRKPAALVWSRIIGLLAWAIAVLPIALVAAWLVATAYAASAWAVVALDAVALYVAIGARSLHDHIAPIASALRAADLPRARALASRIVSRDLSAAADEPIARAAVESALENGSDAVFAPLFWLVVAGAPGVVLYRLVNTLDAMWGYRNARFTGFGWAAARIDDVLNWIPARLTAMSYALLGHTADALRCWRKQAPQWSSPNAGPVMAAGAGSLRVQLGGTARYEGVDEARPLLGAGKPASATDIHRALALVSRTLWLWLGLLGTTALIARSLA
- the cobD gene encoding threonine-phosphate decarboxylase CobD — encoded protein: MTAIVHGGNLAAARARYGEPAGGWLDLSTGINPHGYPIPPIPPDAWLRLPEDDGLEALAAAHYGVTDANAVLAVAGSQAAIRTLPALLPRGRVGVAQVGYSEYAPAFARAGHDVAVLSEAAFLGDLPDDVRHLVVVNPNNPTARVLSADTLRDWHTRLHARGGTLIVDEAFIEALDDGPTLAPLAGAPGLVILRSIGKFYGLAGARIGFVLGAPDLLAALRDALGHWTVNGPARAVVRAALTDSAWQTTNRTRLQCEGTRLHTLLNCHGLPNTATPLFAWAPTLRAPSLHAQLARLGIWTRLFDVPGRGDGMHPTHDVLGIRFGLPPDETGWQRLGDALASLSLSV